One genomic window of Indioceanicola profundi includes the following:
- a CDS encoding phosphatase PAP2 family protein, whose product MGWRDRLLTARERLELMPLLLVGTVVGSVWAFIELADSVVEGETEAIDRALLLSLRNPDDVTDPLGPGWVEEIGRDFTALGGLGLLTCLTLAIAGYLALMRKFRTVLLLAVSIGGGILVSTLLKEAFSRTRPDLVPHGSIVYTASFPSGHSMMAAVTYLTLGALLARTQPNRTLKAYLLTMAILLTGAVGVSRVYLGVHWPTDVLAGWTVGAAWATGVWLAARWLQRNRRIEQAGEVPPDRP is encoded by the coding sequence ATGGGGTGGCGCGATCGCCTTCTGACCGCGCGGGAACGGCTGGAGCTGATGCCCCTCTTGCTGGTCGGAACCGTCGTCGGTTCCGTCTGGGCCTTCATCGAGCTGGCTGACAGCGTGGTGGAGGGGGAGACGGAGGCGATCGACCGCGCATTGCTGCTGTCCCTCCGAAATCCCGATGACGTGACCGATCCTCTCGGCCCCGGCTGGGTGGAGGAGATCGGGCGGGACTTCACGGCGCTGGGCGGGCTTGGCCTGCTGACCTGCCTGACCCTTGCCATCGCGGGTTACCTTGCGCTGATGCGGAAGTTCCGAACGGTGCTGCTGCTGGCCGTCTCCATCGGGGGCGGCATCCTGGTCAGCACCCTGCTGAAGGAGGCGTTCAGCCGGACGCGACCGGATCTGGTGCCCCATGGCAGCATCGTCTACACCGCCAGCTTTCCAAGCGGCCATTCGATGATGGCGGCAGTGACCTATCTGACCCTTGGCGCGCTTCTGGCGCGGACCCAGCCGAACCGGACCCTCAAGGCATATCTGCTGACCATGGCCATTCTGCTGACCGGAGCGGTCGGGGTCAGCCGTGTCTATCTCGGCGTGCACTGGCCGACGGACGTGCTGGCCGGCTGGACCGTGGGGGCCGCTTGGGCGACGGGCGTCTGGCTCGCCGCGCGGTGGCTGCAGCGGAACCGGCGGATCGAACAGGCCGGGGAAGTGCCTCCCGACCGGCCTTGA
- a CDS encoding isopenicillin N synthase family dioxygenase, with product MPSCARQQKKTAAMFNIETVDFASPDAAAQFTRSLHSTGFAVLRNHPIDAGLIRQLYAEWAAFFASEEKHGFLFDPVAQDGYFPFKSENAKDSKVKDLKEFYHVYPNRRLPAGVKDSTDRMYAALNELGITLLEWIQSTIPADVRDHLSEPLPDMMRGSDRSLFRVLHYPPVGEGFEPGAVRAAAHEDINLVTLLVTGSEPGLQAQDTAGNWHDVPCDAGMIAVNGGDMLKLATRGWFPATTHRVVNPPPEHNVSRYSMPMFCHPRAEVQLSPEMTAEQYLDQRLREIGLKK from the coding sequence GTGCCGTCCTGCGCGCGCCAGCAGAAGAAGACCGCCGCCATGTTCAATATCGAAACCGTGGATTTCGCGTCGCCGGACGCCGCCGCCCAGTTCACCCGGTCCCTGCACAGCACCGGCTTCGCCGTGCTGCGCAACCACCCCATCGATGCCGGGCTGATCCGGCAGCTCTATGCCGAATGGGCGGCCTTCTTCGCGTCGGAGGAGAAGCACGGGTTCCTGTTCGATCCGGTTGCCCAGGACGGCTACTTCCCCTTCAAGTCCGAGAACGCCAAGGACAGTAAGGTCAAGGACCTGAAGGAGTTCTACCACGTCTATCCGAACCGCCGCCTGCCGGCCGGCGTCAAGGACTCCACCGACCGGATGTATGCGGCCCTCAACGAACTCGGCATCACCCTGCTTGAATGGATCCAGAGCACGATCCCGGCGGATGTGCGTGACCACCTGTCGGAGCCGCTGCCGGACATGATGCGCGGCAGCGACCGCAGCCTGTTCCGCGTGCTGCACTACCCGCCGGTGGGGGAGGGGTTCGAGCCGGGCGCCGTGCGCGCCGCCGCGCATGAGGACATCAACCTTGTCACCCTGCTGGTCACCGGCAGCGAGCCCGGCCTGCAGGCGCAGGACACGGCCGGCAACTGGCACGACGTGCCCTGCGATGCCGGGATGATCGCGGTGAATGGCGGCGACATGCTGAAGCTGGCGACCCGCGGCTGGTTCCCGGCCACCACCCACCGCGTGGTGAACCCGCCGCCGGAGCACAATGTCTCCCGCTATTCCATGCCCATGTTCTGCCATCCCCGCGCCGAGGTGCAACTGAGCCCCGAGATGACGGCGGAGCAGTATCTGGATCAGCGCCTGCGCGAGATCGGGCTGAAGAAGTAG
- the metH gene encoding methionine synthase, whose amino-acid sequence MSDTAPRTAIFVNVGERTNVTGSAKFKKLIMEGNYEAALDVARQQVENGAQVIDVNMDEAMLDSEAAMVRFLRLIASEPDIARVPVMIDSSKWSVIEAGLKNVQGKAIVNSISLKEGEAEFVKYAKKIRRYGAAVVVMAFDETGQADTRDRKVEICKRSYDILVDKVGFPPEDIIFDPNVFAVATGIEEHNNYAVDFIEATAIIRRQCPGCHISGGLSNVSFSFRGNNTVRAAMHSVFLYHAIPAGMDMGIVNAGELPVYDDIPEELRERVEDVILNRRPDATDRLLEVADKYKGGEKKKAADLSWRQADVRSRLAHALVHGIDEYITEDTEEARQQAERPLHVIEGPLMDGMNVVGDLFGAGKMFLPQVVKSARVMKKAVAYLLPYIEAEKEGGGPAQTAGKVLMATVKGDVHDIGKNIVGVVLQCNNFEVVDLGVMVPTAKILEEAKKHKVDIIGLSGLITPSLDEMVYVAKEMEREGMDIPLLIGGATTSKIHTAVKIDPGYHGAVVHVIDASRAVGVAQHLLSKENGPAYVQGIKADYARMREAHARGQQGRARLPIAEARANRAKPDWAAYEPPKPIQPGITVFEDYDLAELVTRIDWKPFFQAWELHGNFPTILDDPKVGETARALYNDAQAMLQKIVGEKWLTARGVVGLFPANAVGDDIELYADEGRGTVKARLHMLRQQMAREASRERPHMCLADFVAPKETGVQDWVGAFAVTAGHGLDERAKAFEAVQDDYSSILLKALGDRLAEAFAERLHERVRKEFWGYAAGEELSNEQLIAEEYRGIRPAPGYPACPDHTEKATLFSLLDAPANTGLQLTESFAMMPTAAVSGWYFAHPDAKYFGLGKVERDQVEDYARRKGMDLATMERWLAPNLNYDPDAAGEKAKDAKAA is encoded by the coding sequence ATGTCCGACACCGCCCCCCGCACCGCCATCTTCGTCAATGTCGGCGAGCGCACGAACGTCACCGGATCGGCGAAGTTCAAGAAGCTGATCATGGAGGGCAATTACGAGGCCGCCCTCGACGTCGCCCGCCAGCAGGTGGAGAACGGCGCCCAGGTCATCGACGTCAACATGGATGAGGCGATGCTGGACAGCGAGGCGGCGATGGTCCGCTTCCTGCGCCTGATCGCGTCGGAGCCGGACATCGCCCGCGTGCCCGTGATGATCGACAGCTCCAAATGGAGCGTGATCGAGGCGGGTCTGAAGAACGTCCAGGGCAAGGCCATCGTCAACTCCATCTCCCTGAAGGAGGGGGAGGCGGAGTTCGTGAAGTATGCGAAGAAGATCCGCCGCTACGGCGCCGCCGTGGTGGTGATGGCGTTCGACGAGACCGGACAGGCCGACACCCGCGACCGCAAGGTGGAGATCTGCAAGCGCAGCTACGACATCCTGGTCGACAAGGTCGGATTCCCGCCCGAGGACATCATCTTCGACCCCAACGTCTTCGCGGTCGCGACGGGCATCGAGGAGCACAACAACTACGCCGTCGACTTCATCGAGGCGACCGCGATCATCCGCCGGCAATGCCCAGGTTGCCATATCTCCGGCGGTCTTTCGAACGTGTCCTTCAGCTTCCGCGGCAACAACACCGTGCGCGCGGCGATGCACAGCGTGTTCCTGTACCACGCCATCCCGGCCGGCATGGATATGGGCATCGTCAATGCGGGCGAGCTGCCGGTCTATGACGACATTCCCGAGGAGCTGCGCGAGCGGGTCGAGGATGTGATCCTGAACCGCCGGCCGGACGCCACCGACCGGCTGCTGGAGGTCGCGGACAAGTACAAGGGCGGCGAGAAGAAGAAGGCCGCGGACCTGTCCTGGCGTCAGGCCGATGTGCGCTCCCGCCTCGCCCATGCGCTGGTCCACGGCATCGACGAATACATCACCGAGGACACGGAGGAGGCGCGCCAGCAGGCGGAGCGGCCGCTGCACGTCATCGAAGGTCCGCTGATGGACGGCATGAACGTGGTCGGCGACCTGTTCGGCGCCGGCAAGATGTTCCTGCCCCAGGTGGTGAAGTCCGCCCGCGTGATGAAGAAGGCCGTGGCCTATCTGCTGCCCTATATCGAGGCGGAGAAGGAAGGCGGCGGCCCGGCCCAGACGGCCGGCAAGGTGCTGATGGCCACGGTGAAGGGCGATGTCCACGACATCGGCAAGAACATCGTGGGCGTCGTGCTCCAGTGCAACAACTTCGAGGTCGTCGACCTGGGCGTCATGGTGCCCACGGCGAAGATCCTGGAAGAGGCGAAAAAGCACAAGGTCGACATCATCGGCCTGTCCGGCCTGATCACCCCGTCGCTGGACGAGATGGTCTATGTGGCCAAGGAGATGGAGCGGGAGGGAATGGACATCCCCCTGCTGATCGGCGGCGCAACCACCTCGAAGATCCACACGGCGGTGAAGATCGATCCCGGCTATCACGGCGCCGTGGTGCATGTGATCGACGCCTCCCGCGCCGTGGGCGTGGCGCAGCACTTGCTCTCCAAGGAGAATGGCCCCGCCTATGTCCAGGGCATCAAGGCCGACTATGCCCGCATGCGGGAGGCCCATGCCCGCGGCCAGCAGGGACGCGCCCGCCTGCCCATCGCGGAGGCGCGGGCCAACCGGGCCAAGCCGGACTGGGCCGCCTATGAGCCGCCGAAGCCGATCCAGCCCGGCATCACCGTGTTCGAGGATTACGATCTGGCCGAGCTGGTGACCCGCATCGACTGGAAGCCCTTCTTCCAGGCCTGGGAGCTGCACGGCAACTTCCCCACCATCCTGGACGATCCCAAGGTCGGCGAGACCGCCCGCGCCCTCTACAACGACGCGCAGGCCATGCTCCAGAAGATCGTGGGCGAGAAGTGGCTGACGGCGCGCGGCGTCGTCGGCCTGTTCCCGGCCAACGCCGTTGGCGACGATATCGAGCTTTACGCCGACGAGGGCCGCGGCACGGTGAAGGCGCGCCTGCACATGCTGCGCCAGCAGATGGCCCGCGAGGCGTCGCGCGAGCGTCCCCATATGTGCCTGGCCGATTTCGTGGCCCCGAAGGAGACCGGCGTGCAGGACTGGGTCGGCGCCTTCGCCGTCACCGCCGGCCACGGGCTGGATGAGCGCGCCAAGGCGTTCGAGGCGGTGCAGGACGATTACAGCTCCATCCTGCTGAAGGCCCTGGGCGACCGGCTGGCGGAGGCCTTCGCCGAGCGGCTGCATGAGCGGGTGCGCAAGGAGTTCTGGGGTTACGCCGCCGGCGAGGAGCTGAGCAACGAGCAGCTCATCGCCGAGGAATACCGCGGCATCCGCCCTGCCCCCGGCTATCCCGCCTGCCCCGACCATACGGAAAAGGCCACCTTGTTCTCCCTGCTGGACGCGCCGGCCAATACCGGGCTGCAGCTCACTGAGAGTTTCGCCATGATGCCGACGGCGGCGGTGAGCGGCTGGTACTTCGCCCACCCGGACG
- a CDS encoding DUF1330 domain-containing protein has product MTGHVDPTRERFAEFADLPRTGPIQMLNLVRLRGRAAYEDGREATGLEAYSTYGREAAPVFHRVGGRQVWIGKFEQTLIGPEDERWDLVFVAEYPSADAFIEMVRDPAYREAVKHRQAAVEDSRLIRLSPRSPGGRFGEE; this is encoded by the coding sequence GTGACCGGACATGTCGATCCGACAAGGGAACGCTTCGCCGAATTCGCGGACCTGCCGCGCACCGGACCGATTCAGATGCTGAATCTGGTTCGCCTTCGTGGTCGCGCCGCCTATGAGGACGGGCGGGAAGCGACGGGGCTGGAGGCGTACAGCACCTACGGCCGCGAGGCCGCACCCGTCTTCCACCGCGTCGGCGGCCGTCAGGTCTGGATCGGCAAGTTCGAGCAGACTCTGATCGGACCCGAGGATGAGCGTTGGGACCTGGTCTTCGTAGCCGAGTATCCGTCAGCCGACGCCTTCATCGAGATGGTCCGCGACCCCGCCTACCGCGAGGCGGTGAAGCACCGGCAAGCGGCGGTGGAGGACAGCCGGCTGATCCGCCTGTCCCCCCGGTCCCCGGGCGGCCGATTCGGGGAGGAGTAG
- a CDS encoding pentapeptide repeat-containing protein: protein MMSNRLARLRAIPLILALSMLPAAAMAACTDPAAPEVNWRRCYLDGRNLAKVDLTGAMLREATFQRALLTAANLTGADAYRAKFVSADMREAVLDEVRLIEADLTRAVLGGASLKDADLRNAKLVGTDLRGADLTDARLQGADLRHADLTGATWVDGQRICDAGSIGQCN from the coding sequence ATGATGTCGAACCGCCTTGCCCGCCTCCGCGCCATTCCCCTGATCCTTGCCCTGTCCATGCTGCCCGCCGCCGCGATGGCGGCCTGCACCGACCCTGCGGCGCCGGAGGTGAACTGGCGACGCTGCTATCTGGACGGGCGCAATCTGGCCAAGGTGGATTTGACCGGGGCCATGCTGCGCGAGGCGACGTTCCAGCGCGCCCTGTTGACCGCGGCCAATCTAACCGGGGCCGACGCCTACCGTGCCAAGTTCGTCAGCGCCGACATGCGCGAAGCGGTGCTGGATGAGGTCAGGCTGATCGAGGCAGACCTGACCCGGGCGGTATTGGGCGGGGCATCCCTGAAGGATGCGGATCTGCGCAATGCCAAGCTGGTCGGGACCGATCTCCGCGGGGCCGACCTCACCGATGCTCGGCTCCAGGGCGCCGATCTGCGTCATGCCGACCTGACCGGAGCTACCTGGGTGGACGGACAGAGGATCTGCGACGCAGGGTCCATCGGCCAGTGCAATTAG
- a CDS encoding class I SAM-dependent methyltransferase, which yields MDAEAVRTAYRRWAGIYDRIFGQVFAAGRRAAVDRINRQGGQRVLEVGVGTGLSLPQYRPDNRIVGIDLSTDMLEIARQRATELHLTNVDALLEMDAGQLAFADNSFDVVVAMYVMTVVPHPQETLAELERVCRPGGQILIINHFESTKPGPRRIVERALGRYSRDLGWRPDYPMETLLEGSSLELVGVQPVPPFGLFSFVECRKRIPVTMQANVAE from the coding sequence ATGGACGCGGAGGCGGTCCGCACGGCGTATCGGCGCTGGGCGGGCATCTATGACCGGATCTTCGGCCAGGTGTTCGCGGCCGGACGGCGGGCGGCGGTGGACCGGATCAACCGGCAGGGCGGGCAGCGCGTTCTGGAAGTCGGGGTCGGCACCGGCCTCTCGCTGCCGCAGTACCGGCCAGACAACCGGATCGTCGGCATCGACCTGTCCACGGACATGCTGGAGATCGCGCGCCAGCGCGCCACGGAGTTGCACCTCACCAACGTGGATGCGCTGCTGGAGATGGATGCCGGGCAGCTGGCCTTTGCGGATAACAGCTTCGACGTGGTCGTGGCCATGTATGTCATGACCGTGGTTCCCCACCCGCAGGAAACCCTTGCGGAGCTGGAGCGGGTCTGCCGCCCCGGCGGCCAGATTCTGATCATCAACCACTTCGAATCCACCAAGCCCGGCCCGCGCCGGATTGTGGAACGTGCGCTGGGCCGCTATTCCCGCGATCTCGGTTGGCGTCCGGACTATCCGATGGAAACGTTGCTGGAAGGCTCCTCCCTCGAACTGGTGGGCGTGCAGCCGGTGCCGCCGTTCGGCCTGTTCAGCTTCGTGGAGTGTCGCAAGCGCATCCCGGTGACCATGCAAGCCAACGTGGCCGAGTAG
- a CDS encoding homocysteine S-methyltransferase family protein: MTRDERLKRLPEIARERILVIDGAMGTMIQRYKLDEDGYRGERFKDWPRDVKGNNDLLSLSRPEIIKAIHAQYLAAGADIIETNTFSCTRIAMADYGMEELSYELNVEGARLAREAADEAERADPSRPRYVAGALGPTNRTASISPVVTDPGFRNVDFDELREAYAEQTRGLIDGGADILLVETVFDTLNAKAALFAVDEVMEEMGVDLPVMISGTITDRSGRTLSGQTTEAFWNSLRHVRPFSIGLNCALGADLMRPYIQELSRVADVFVSAYPNAGLPNEFGAYDETPAETGQHLQKWAKDGLVNIVGGCCGTTPDHIQAIAEAVKGVKPRQTPTLDPVMRLSGLEPFTMPAF; encoded by the coding sequence ATGACCCGGGACGAGCGGCTGAAGCGCCTGCCTGAGATCGCGCGGGAGCGCATCCTGGTGATCGATGGGGCCATGGGCACCATGATCCAGCGCTACAAGCTGGATGAGGACGGATACCGCGGCGAGCGGTTCAAGGACTGGCCGCGCGACGTCAAGGGCAACAACGACCTGCTGAGCCTGTCCCGGCCAGAGATCATCAAGGCGATCCACGCCCAGTATCTGGCGGCCGGCGCCGACATCATCGAGACCAACACCTTCAGCTGCACCCGCATCGCCATGGCCGATTACGGCATGGAGGAGCTGTCCTACGAGCTGAATGTGGAGGGTGCGCGTCTTGCCCGCGAGGCGGCGGACGAGGCGGAGAGAGCCGATCCTTCCCGCCCCCGCTATGTCGCCGGCGCCCTGGGCCCCACCAACCGCACGGCCAGCATCAGCCCGGTCGTGACCGATCCCGGTTTCCGCAACGTGGATTTCGACGAGCTGCGGGAGGCCTATGCCGAGCAGACCCGCGGCCTGATCGACGGTGGAGCGGACATCCTGCTGGTGGAGACGGTGTTCGACACGCTGAACGCCAAGGCCGCCCTGTTCGCCGTCGACGAGGTGATGGAGGAGATGGGCGTGGACCTGCCCGTCATGATCTCCGGCACCATCACCGACCGCTCCGGCCGCACCTTGTCCGGCCAGACCACGGAAGCCTTCTGGAACAGCCTGCGCCATGTGCGGCCCTTCAGCATCGGGCTGAACTGCGCGCTGGGGGCCGACCTGATGCGTCCCTATATCCAGGAGCTGAGCCGGGTGGCCGACGTGTTCGTCTCGGCTTATCCGAATGCCGGCCTGCCCAACGAATTCGGCGCCTATGACGAGACGCCGGCGGAGACCGGCCAGCATCTGCAGAAATGGGCCAAGGACGGGCTGGTGAACATCGTGGGCGGCTGCTGCGGCACCACCCCCGACCACATCCAGGCCATCGCCGAGGCCGTCAAGGGCGTCAAGCCGCGCCAGACTCCGACGCTGGACCCGGTGATGCGCCTGTCCGGCCTGGAGCCCTTCACCATGCCGGCATTCTGA
- a CDS encoding ATP-dependent helicase, whose amino-acid sequence MPPALGRHMSYLDGLNPVQREAVEAVDGPVLVLAGAGTGKTRVLTTRLAHILLTRRATPWQILTVTFTNKAAKEMRDRVDNLLGSQSEGWWMGTFHALAARILRRHAELVGLKPNFTILDTDDQIRLLKQLMEAENVDSKKWPARVLLSAIERWKDRALTPDRLKSQDAGDMANGRLLELYRQYQERLRTLNACDFGDLLLHNITLFQQHIDVLAEYHRRFHYILVDEYQDTNVAQYLWLRLLAQAHKNICCVGDDDQSIYGWRGAEVGNILRFEQDFPGAAVIRLEQNYRSTAHILGAAHGIIANNQGRLGKQLWTEFEGGEKVRVRGLWDAEEEARWVGDEVEALQRKGIKLSEIAVLVRAGFQTREFEERFITLGLPYKVVGGPRFYERLEIRDALAYLRVVSQPDDDLAFERIINTPKRGIGPATVQQLYQAARALGVPLTEAAWRLTETDELKPKMRATLRALMQDIARWQGQIETLDHTDLAQTILDESGYTRMWQEDKTPEAPGRLENLKELINAMGEFENLTGFLEHVSLVMENADSSGAEQVSLMTLHGAKGLEFDVVFLPGWEEGVFPSQRTLDENGIAGLEEERRLAYVGITRGRKRVHISHAANRRIHGSWASSIASRFVEELPPEHIEVENNPGIAGGGFGGYGAGYGAQGGTWAASGFNERFNRMGQRAPQAPARVIEGTAYEVKPRSRPDRAYNPGSRVFHQKFGYGTVRTVDNDKLEIAFDAAGLKKVIDSFVVPADQAG is encoded by the coding sequence ATGCCGCCGGCGCTGGGCCGTCACATGTCCTATCTGGACGGGCTGAACCCGGTCCAGCGGGAGGCGGTGGAGGCCGTGGACGGACCGGTGCTGGTGCTGGCCGGCGCCGGCACCGGAAAGACGCGGGTGCTGACCACCCGGCTGGCCCATATCCTGCTGACCCGCCGCGCGACGCCCTGGCAGATCCTGACCGTCACCTTCACCAACAAGGCGGCGAAGGAGATGCGGGACCGGGTGGACAATCTGCTGGGCAGCCAGTCGGAAGGCTGGTGGATGGGCACCTTCCACGCGCTCGCCGCTCGCATTCTGCGCCGCCATGCCGAGCTGGTGGGGCTGAAGCCCAACTTCACCATCCTGGACACCGACGACCAGATCCGCCTGCTGAAGCAGTTGATGGAGGCGGAGAATGTGGATTCGAAGAAGTGGCCGGCCCGTGTGCTGCTGTCCGCCATCGAGCGGTGGAAGGACCGCGCGCTGACCCCCGACCGGCTGAAGTCCCAGGATGCCGGCGACATGGCGAACGGCCGCCTGCTAGAGTTGTACCGCCAATATCAGGAGCGGCTGCGCACCCTGAACGCCTGCGACTTCGGCGATCTGCTGCTGCACAACATCACCTTGTTCCAGCAGCATATCGATGTGCTGGCCGAATACCACCGGCGCTTCCACTACATCCTGGTGGACGAGTACCAGGACACCAACGTGGCCCAGTATCTGTGGCTGCGCCTGCTGGCCCAGGCCCACAAGAACATCTGCTGCGTCGGGGATGACGATCAGTCGATCTATGGCTGGCGCGGGGCGGAGGTCGGCAACATCCTGCGGTTCGAGCAGGATTTCCCCGGCGCGGCCGTGATCCGGCTGGAGCAGAACTATCGCTCCACCGCCCATATCCTGGGCGCTGCCCACGGCATCATCGCCAACAACCAGGGCCGGCTCGGCAAGCAGCTCTGGACCGAATTCGAAGGCGGGGAGAAGGTCAGGGTCCGCGGCCTCTGGGATGCGGAGGAGGAGGCCCGCTGGGTCGGGGACGAGGTCGAGGCGCTGCAACGCAAGGGCATCAAGCTGTCGGAGATCGCGGTGCTGGTCCGCGCCGGCTTCCAGACCCGCGAGTTCGAGGAACGGTTCATCACGCTGGGCCTGCCTTACAAGGTGGTCGGCGGCCCCCGCTTCTATGAGCGGCTGGAGATCCGCGACGCCCTGGCCTATCTGCGGGTCGTCTCGCAGCCCGACGACGATCTGGCGTTCGAGCGGATCATCAATACGCCGAAGCGTGGCATCGGCCCCGCCACCGTGCAGCAGCTCTACCAAGCCGCCCGTGCGCTGGGCGTTCCCCTGACGGAGGCCGCGTGGCGGCTGACGGAAACGGACGAGCTGAAGCCCAAGATGCGCGCCACGCTGCGCGCGCTCATGCAGGACATCGCCCGCTGGCAGGGCCAGATCGAAACGCTGGACCATACCGACCTCGCCCAGACCATCCTGGATGAGAGCGGCTATACCCGCATGTGGCAGGAGGACAAAACGCCCGAGGCGCCCGGCCGGCTGGAGAACCTGAAGGAACTCATCAACGCCATGGGCGAGTTCGAGAACCTGACCGGGTTCCTGGAACACGTCTCTCTGGTGATGGAAAATGCCGACAGCAGCGGGGCGGAGCAGGTCAGCCTGATGACCCTGCACGGGGCCAAGGGGCTGGAGTTCGATGTCGTCTTCCTGCCCGGCTGGGAGGAGGGCGTCTTCCCCAGTCAGCGCACCCTGGACGAGAACGGCATCGCCGGGCTGGAGGAGGAGCGGCGGCTGGCCTATGTCGGCATCACCCGCGGCCGCAAGCGCGTCCATATCAGCCACGCCGCCAACCGCCGCATCCACGGCTCCTGGGCCAGCTCCATCGCTTCCCGCTTCGTGGAGGAGCTGCCGCCGGAGCATATCGAGGTGGAGAACAATCCCGGCATCGCCGGCGGCGGTTTCGGCGGGTACGGGGCCGGCTACGGCGCACAGGGCGGCACCTGGGCGGCATCCGGCTTCAATGAGCGCTTCAACCGCATGGGCCAGCGGGCACCCCAGGCCCCGGCCCGGGTGATCGAGGGCACCGCCTATGAGGTGAAGCCCCGCTCCCGCCCCGACCGGGCCTACAATCCCGGCAGCCGGGTCTTCCACCAGAAGTTCGGCTACGGCACGGTGCGCACCGTGGACAATGACAAGCTCGAGATCGCCTTCGACGCCGCGGGCCTGAAGAAGGTGATCGACAGCTTCGTGGTCCCGGCGGATCAGGCCGGGTGA
- a CDS encoding DUF1328 domain-containing protein: MLELAIVALVIAVIAGALGFTGISAAAAGVAKIIFGIFIVLFIVLLLAALLFGAAVT; the protein is encoded by the coding sequence GTGCTGGAACTCGCCATCGTTGCCCTTGTCATCGCGGTTATCGCGGGTGCATTGGGCTTTACCGGAATCTCTGCAGCCGCTGCAGGCGTGGCGAAGATCATATTCGGCATCTTCATCGTGCTGTTTATTGTTCTTCTGCTTGCAGCACTCCTGTTCGGGGCGGCGGTAACCTAG
- a CDS encoding GGDEF domain-containing protein gives MEEAASVADRAIGRMQADGLPATPNNYAVWYAYYSGHYPDLVRTMDILVSNGQTITDERCADLHRKFLGADFEADAVRDIGQKLQAALEGVLSSLDAAGADVGRYSDTLNRLGGQIDLSRTLEQLRELVRSVASETSQMAERNRSLQDQLTDSTSRIEAMRRDLDDVRREAMTDALTGLANRKQFDIALREAAAAAMEQDQPLALLMVDIDHFKKFNDTHGHVTGDQVLKLVARTLAEHATDKVTAARYGGEEFAFIMRDTPIRDAAAMGEKIRRAVASRQIVKRSTSEKLGAITLSIGVASYQLGESLGRLVQRADAALYRAKKSGRNRVLADAEDVSRAA, from the coding sequence ATGGAAGAAGCTGCCAGTGTGGCGGATCGGGCGATCGGGCGGATGCAGGCCGACGGGCTGCCGGCGACGCCGAACAACTACGCTGTCTGGTACGCATATTACAGCGGGCACTATCCCGATCTGGTCCGGACCATGGATATCCTGGTCTCCAACGGCCAGACCATCACGGATGAGCGGTGCGCCGATCTCCACCGCAAATTCCTCGGGGCCGATTTCGAAGCGGACGCCGTGCGGGACATCGGCCAGAAGCTGCAGGCGGCGCTGGAAGGCGTGCTGTCCTCCCTGGATGCGGCGGGCGCGGATGTCGGCCGCTACAGCGACACGCTGAACCGTCTGGGCGGGCAGATCGACCTGTCCCGAACGCTGGAGCAGTTGCGCGAGCTGGTGCGCTCTGTAGCGTCCGAGACGAGCCAGATGGCCGAGAGGAACCGCAGTCTCCAGGATCAGCTCACCGACAGCACCAGCCGGATCGAGGCGATGCGCCGCGACCTGGACGATGTCCGGCGTGAGGCCATGACCGACGCGCTGACCGGGCTGGCAAACCGGAAGCAGTTCGATATCGCGCTGCGGGAGGCGGCGGCGGCGGCCATGGAACAGGACCAGCCCTTGGCGCTGCTGATGGTCGATATCGACCATTTCAAGAAATTCAACGACACCCACGGCCATGTCACCGGCGATCAGGTGCTGAAGCTGGTCGCCCGCACGCTGGCGGAGCACGCCACCGACAAGGTCACGGCGGCCCGCTATGGCGGAGAGGAATTCGCCTTCATCATGCGGGACACCCCGATCCGCGATGCCGCCGCGATGGGGGAGAAAATCCGCAGGGCAGTCGCCAGCCGGCAGATCGTGAAGCGGTCCACGTCGGAGAAGCTGGGCGCCATCACCCTGTCCATCGGTGTTGCGAGCTACCAGCTTGGCGAATCATTGGGTCGGCTGGTCCAGCGCGCCGATGCCGCACTGTACAGGGCGAAGAAGAGCGGCCGGAACCGCGTCCTGGCCGACGCCGAGGATGTCAGCCGGGCAGCCTGA